A genomic stretch from Setaria italica strain Yugu1 chromosome VII, Setaria_italica_v2.0, whole genome shotgun sequence includes:
- the LOC101779541 gene encoding uncharacterized protein LOC101779541, with amino-acid sequence MMGAREPVAMEIPAEEGAAARSPPRRIRRRLVEGARGGGAPASVEEIEARLREAELRRQQFHEWLACKARKKPRSPSWSSQEEDHGQRLEAKLLAAEQKRLSLLAKARNRLAKLDELRQAAKNDVEMRFEKEREELEIRVESRVRQAEENRLRLLHADMQKRAALKERTARSLVQKATSESKYMEQVRTAILQKRTAAEKKRLRLLEAEKMKAQARLLRIQKAAMTVCSQRETERKKLKEQLDSKLQRAKRQRAEYLKQRGSPRNSAHADYIKHADFFSIKLARCWRIFVKSRKTTLTLVEAYDALGINEKSVKSMPFENLAMSMESPTVLQTTKALLDRLERRLVISHSVASSSLENVDHLLKRVSSPPRRKVPPSREGRTRAVAKRSAKSSVASIRLPRYSLRVVLCAYMILAHPSAVLSGQGEREKQLMESAANFIKEFELLIKIILDGPGRSSDVTGQRKFRTQLANFDKAWCTYLYCFVVWKVKDARLLEEDLVRAACKLELSMMQTCKLTADGQSPNNLTHDMKAIQKQVTDDQKLLREKVQHLSGDAGIERMDSALSDTRSKFFEAKENGSPLAAPVANVFTPLSINSSGKTPSVVKENSRTNALGSSSVARSLLGASSSSSTSPVKQLTENEQMVNEMLHEDDSAFAGRSDSANTAEEEFQKKVRETMEKAFWDSVTDSIRGDMPDYSRLINLVKEVRDSLHELAPKEWKEEILENIDIEILSQVLGSGSQDAQYLGQILQYSLAMVRKLSAAAKEDEMKKSHDKLLSELAASSEVNDNGINSFVIAVIKGLRFILEEIKELQAEVSKARIQLMQPIIKGSAGVEYLQKAFTDRYGPPDNASASLPLTMQWISTSKNIVEEEWSEHSDCLSIIPSAGQAPALVPVLRAGHGTPVEQPSSSAAGASGQPECKGEKLDKLIRIGLLQLITSMEGLQMQSTPESLQINLLRLRSVQSQFQKVIAIATSMLVLRQVLMSENSEATPLELENAISELFKALEKILDSSPDAGTEEIVEAMISASASVGSPSEEKIQARRQMITRVFLKSLQPGDVVFKVVSRAVYCAFRGVVLGGSSPKGQKLADAAMRRIGAVKLVDRVVKAAEVLIKVATVSEKVHGPWYKALM; translated from the exons ATGATGGGGGCGCGGGAGCCGGTGGCGATGGAGATACCGGCggaggaaggggcggcggcgaggtcgccgccgcggcggatcaggaggaggctggtggagggggcgcgcggcggcggggcgccggcgagcgTGGAGGAGATCGAGGCCAGGCTCAGGGAGGCCGAGCTCCGGAGGCAG CAATTCCATGAATGGTTGGCCTGCAAAGCAAGGAAGAAGCCGCGGAGCCCGTCATGGTCCTCTCAGGAGGAAGATCATGGGCAGCGCCTTGAAGCAAAGCTTCTGGCTGCTGAGCAGAAGAGGTTAAGCCTCCTGGCAAAGGCACGGAACCGATTGGCCAAGTTGGATGAACTCCGACAGGCTGCTAAGAATGATGTGGAAATGCGGTTTGAGAAGGAAAGGGAAGAACTTGAGATCAGAGTTGAGTCTCGTGTCCGGCAGGCAGAGGAGAATCGCTTGAGGCTTCTGCATGCTGATATGCAGAAGCGAGCTGCGCTGAAGGAGAGAACAGCGAGGTCCCTGGTGCAGAAGGCAACATCAGAGAGCAAATACATGGAGCAAGTGCGGACTGCAATTTTGCAAAAGCGCACTGCTGCTGAGAAGAAACGGCTGAGGTTGCTGGAAGCTGAAAAGATGAAGGCTCAAGCTAGGCTTTTGCGCATCCAAAAAGCCGCCATGACTGTATGCAGCCAAAGAGAAACAGAGAGGAAAAAACTGAAAGAACAGTTGGACAGCAAACTTCAGAGG GCAAAGAGGCAGAGAGCTGAGTATTTGAAGCAGCGAGGAAGTCCTCGCAATTCTGCCCATGCTGATTACATCAAGCATGCGGATTTCTTCTCTATAAAGCTAGCGAG ATGCTGGAGAATATTTGTGAAATCCAGGAAGACAACACTTACATTGGTTGAAGCTTATGATGCCTTGGGAATTAATGAGAAGTCTGTGAAAAGTATGCCCTTTGAAAATTTAGCTATGTCAATGGAATCTCCTACAGTTCTTCAGACTACAAAGGCATTACTTGACCGATTGGAGAGACGTCTTGTCATTTCTCATTCAGTAGCATCTTCGTCACTGGAAAATGTTGACCATCTACTGAAACGCGTTAGTtctccaccgaggaggaaggtACCTCCTAGCAGGGAGGGAAGAACACGGGCAGTTGCAAAAAGATCAGCTAAAAGTTCTGTGGCAAGCATCAGATTGCCTAGATACTCACTGAGGGTTGTGCTTTGCGCTTACATGATACTGGCTCATCCCAGTGCTGTTTTAAGCGGGCAAGGTGAAAGGGAGAAACAGCTTATGGAGTCAGCAGCAAACTTTATCAAGGAATTCGAGCTGTTAATTAAGATAATACTTGATGGACCAGGGCGGTCATCTGATGTTACTGGTCAGAGGAAATTCCGGACTCAGTTGGCTAATTTTGACAAGGCGTGGTGCACGTATCTTTACTGCTTTGTGGTGTGGAAGGTAAAAGATGCAAGATTATTGGAGGAAGATCTTGTTAGGGCTGCATGCAAGCTTGAGCTGTCAATGATGCAAACATGCAAGCTAACTGCGGATGGGCAGTCACCAAATAATCTTACTCATGACATGAAGGCAATTCAGAAGCAGGTTACTGATGATCAAAAGCTCTTACGCGAGAAGGTTCAGCACCTGAGTGGCGATGCTGGCATTGAGCGGATGGACTCTGCTCTTTCAGATACGAGGTCAAAATTCTTTGAAGCAAAGGAGAATGGAAGTCCATTAGCAGCACCAGTTGCAAATGTATTTACCCCTTTGAGCATTAATTCGTCTGGGAAGACCCCTTCTGTGGTTAAGGAGAATTCGAGGACAAATGCTCTAGGATCAAGTTCTGTTGCCCGTTCTCTGCTTGGTGCTTCTTCATCAAGCAGTACATCACCAGTGAAGCAGCTGACAGAGAATGAGCAAATGGTCAATGAAATGCTTCATGAGGATGACAGTGCTTTTGCTGGAAGGTCTGATAGTGCTAATACTGCTGAGGAggagttccagaagaaagtgaGAGAAACGATGGAGAAAGCTTTCTGGGACTCGGTCACCGACTCAATTAGAGGAGACATGCCTGATTATAGTCGATTGATCAACCTTGTAAAGGAAGTGAGGGATTCATTACATGAGTTGGCCCCAAAGGAGTGGAAGGAGGAAATACTAGAGAATATTGACATAGAAATTCTGTCCCAGGTACTTGGGTCAGGTTCCCAGGATGCACAATACTTGGGGCAGATTTTGCAGTATTCTCTAGCTATGGTCCGCAAGCTCTCTGCTGCTGCAAAGGAGGATGAGATGAAGAAAAGCCACGACAAACTATTGAGTGAGTTGGCTGCAAGTTCTGAAGTCAATGACAATGGCATCAACTCATTTGTCATTGCTGTCATCAAGGGCCTGCGTTTCATACTGGAAGAAATAAAG GAACTGCAAGCAGAAGTGAGTAAGGCACGAATCCAGTTGATGCAGCCGATTATAAAAGGATCTGCGGGAGTGGAGTACCTGCAGAAGGCTTTCACTGATCGCTATGGGCCACCTGACAATGCATCAGCTTCTCTCCCCCTAACTATGCAATGGATTTCGACGTCGAAGAACATTGTGGAAGAAGAATGGAGTGAACATTCAGACTGTCTTTCAATAATACCATCAGCAGGCCAGGCTCCTGCCCTTGTTCCAGTGCTCCGTGCTGGTCATGGAACTCCAGTAGAGCAACCATCTTCATCTGCAGCAGGCGCTTCTGGTCAACCAGAGTGCAAGGGTGAGAAGCTGGACAAGCTGATAAGGATcggcctgttgcaactcatcACTAGCATGGAAGGCTTGCAAATGCAGTCAACTCCTGAAAGCTTGCAAATTAATCTGCTGAGGCTGAGGTCCGTGCAGAGCCAATTCCAGAAAGTGATTGCGATCGCCACAAG CATGCTCGTCCTTCGCCAAGTTCTGATGAGTGAGAATTCAGAGGCCACTCCTTTGGAACTGGAAAATGCCATCTCAGAACTCTTCAAGGCCCTCGAGAAGATACTGGACAGCTCCCCTGATGCTGGCACGGAAGAGATTGTGGAGGCGATGATCAGCGCATCAGCCTCAGTTGGCTCACCATCAGAGGAGAAAATTCAGGCCAGGAGGCAGATGATCACCCGGGTGTTCCTCAAGAGTCTCCAGCCCGGCGACGTGGTCTTCAAGGTGGTCTCCCGGGCAGTCTACTGTGCTTTCCGCGGTGTAGTCCTGGGTGGCAGCAGCCCCAAGGGCCAGAAGCTGGCTGACGCAGCAATGCGCCGCATCGGCGCAGTGAAGCTTGTCGACAGAGTGGTGAAGGCTGCTGAGGTGCTGATCAAGGTGGCAACGGTGTCAGAGAAGGTCCATGGTCCTTGGTACAAAGCTCTGATGTGA
- the LOC101774945 gene encoding nuclear pore complex protein NUP155, producing the protein LSLLQWPPLVEIAETRQLPPMLIERYNAAAGEGTALCGIFSDIHRAWATVDNSFFIWRFDKWDGQCQDYNVDEQAICAVGLARAKPGIFVEAIQYLLVLATPVELVLVGVCCSASADGTDPYAELSLQPLPEYMIATDGVTVTCITCTDKGQIFLAGRDGHIYELQYTTGSGWRKRCRKVCLTTGIGSLLSRWVLPNAFKFSTVDPIVDMVIDDERNTIYARTEGMKLQLFDLGANGDGPLTKVTEEKNIVDPRDAPYGGRRSNAQRSARSPKPSIVCISPLSSMESKWLHAVAVLSDGKRLFLTTSGGSGSSVGLSSSLQRPTCLKIVATRPSPPLGVGGGLTFGAVSAAGRAHPEDLALKVESAFYSAGALIMSDSSATAMSSLLAVQKDSAAQLSLPSTFGTASRSSRALRETVSALPVEGRMLCASDVLPLPDAAFTVQSLYADVECFTSFRKPSEKASIKLWAKGDLPTQHILPRRRVVVFNTMGLMEVIFNRPVDILRKLFDGNTLRSQIEEFFNRFGAGEAAAMCLMLAAKLLYAEDSLISNAVSEKAAEAFEDPGLVGMPQIDGTTALSNTRTQAGGFSMGQVVQEAEPLFSGAYEGLCLCSSRLLYPIWELPIMVIRGPAGANEHEDGIVVCRLSAGALKILESKIRSLETFLRSRRNKRRGLYGYVAGLGDSGSILYKTGPIMGSGGRGNGRSPYNSQIRDMNPTDQSASSKKPRLVYTSAELAAMEVRAMECLRRLLRRSGEALFLLQLICHHNVVRLAQTLGNDLRKKLVQLTFHQLVCSEDGDQLAMRLISALMEYYIGPEGRGTVEEISTKLREGCPSYFNESDYKYYLAVECLERASMTNNPDERDILARDAFNLLTKIPDSADLSAICKRFENLRFYEAVVRLPLQKAQALDSNADVINGQIDPRHHDMITLQREQCYEIVMNALRTLKGVGQGADKSSGLATAVDPASRSKYIKQIIQLSVQWPDTVFHEHLYRTLIELGLENELLEYGGSDLVSFLQSAGRKHQEEVRAVSSLTSGAAKLQDLGAPISTSQTKYLELLARYYVLKGEHIAAARMLLILAERQCSNSEEAPTLDKRYEYLRNAVLQAKSAGIAADSSRNPIDSSTVDLLEGKLAVLRFQMQIKQELELMAARVENILSNSESPNDPFPRDNILADAEAAKAAKDKAKELSLGLKSITQLYNDYAVPFNLWEVCLEMLSFANYSGDADSKIVREIWARLLDQALTRGGVAEACSVVKRVGSKLDPADGACLPLDIISLHLEKAALDRLSSGEELVGDDDVARALLGACKGLPEPVLAVYDQLLSNGAIMPSLNIKLRLLRSVLAILREWGMSVIAHRLGTTSAGASFFFDGTFSLNQTGTANQGARDKIISLANRYMTEVRRLNLPQNQTENVYRGFRELEEKLLSPY; encoded by the exons TTGTCTCTTCTACAGTGGCCTCCTTTGGTGGAAATTGCTGAAACTCGTCAGCTCCCTCCTATGTTGATTGAAAGATACAATGCTGCAGCCGGTGAAGGCACAGCCCTTTGTGGGATCTTTTCTGACATACACCGGGCCTGGGCAACGGTTGATAATTCATTTTTCATCTGGCGTTTTGACAAATG GGATGGGCAGTGTCAAGATTATAATGTGGATGAGCAAGCAATTTGTGCTGTTGGCCTTGCTAGGGCAAAGCCTGGGATTTTCGTTGAAGCCATTCAATACCTTTTAGTTTTAGCAACTCCTGTTGAG CTGGTACTTGTTGGAGTTTGCTGTTCTGCTAGTGCTGATGGAACAGATCCGTATGCTGAGCTTTCATTACAACCTTTACCTGAGTACATGATTGCCACTGATGGTGTCACTGTGACATGCATCACATGTACGGATAAGGGCCAAATTTTCCTAGCTGGACGTGATGGGCATATATATGAATTGCAGTATACAACTGGCTCAGGCTGGCGTAAACGCTGCCGTAAAGTTTGTCTTACTACTGGTATTGGCAGCCTTCTTTCCAG GTGGGTCCTGCCAAATGCATTCAAATTCTCAACTGTTGATCCTATTGTTGATATGGTCATCGATGACGAGAGGAACACTATCTATGCTCGCACCGAAGGCATGAAATTGCAGTTATTTGATTTAGGAGCTAATGGCGATGGCCCTTTGACAAAAGTTACAGAAGAAAAGAACATTGTTGATCCACGGGATGCACCTTATGGTGGTCGAAGGTCTAACGCACAAAGATCTGCACGATCACCAAAACCATCAATTGTCTGCATCTCACCTCTATCGTCTATGGAATCGAAATGGCTTCATGCTGTTGCTGTTTTGTCAGATGGGAAGAGATTATTTCTTACCACGTCAGGTGGAAGTGGTTCTTCAGTTGGATTGAGCAGTAGTTTGCAGAGGCCAACCTGTTTAAAAATTGTTGCTACTAGGCCGTCCCCACCCCTGGGGGTTGGTGGTGGGCTTACATTTGGTGCTGTTTCTGCGGCTGGCAGAGCTCATCCTGAGGATCTAGCTTTAAAAGTTGAGTCTGCGTTCTATTCTGCTGGTGCTCTTATAATGTCAGATTCATCTGCTACAGCCATGTCATCTCTTCTGGCTGTGCAGAAAGATTCAGCTGCGCAGTTATCCCTTCCGAGTACGTTTGGAACAGCTTCTAGAAGCTCCCGAGCTCTACGAGAAACAGTCTCTGCTTTGCCTGTTGAGGGTCGAATGCTTTGTGCCTCTGATGTTCTCCCACTTCCAGATGCTGCTTTCACGGTGCAGTCTTTATATGCTGATGTGGAATGCTTCACAAGTTTCAGAAAACCTTCTGAGAAAGCATCTATAAAACTGTGGGCGAAAGGAGATCTTCCTACCCAGCATATCTTACCTCGGAGGAGGGTTGTTGTATTCAATACAATGGGTTTGATGGAGGTAATTTTTAACAGGCCTGTTGATATTCTAAGAAAATTGTTTGATGGGAACACCTTGAGATCGCAAATTGAAGAATTCTTTAATCGCTTTGGCGCTGGAGAAGCTGCAGCAATGTGCTTAATGCTAGCCGCGAAGCTACTTTATGCTGAAGATAGTCTGATAAGCAATGCTGTTTCTGAGAAAGCTGCTGAGGCATTTGAGGACCCTGGACTTGTTGGGATGCCTCAAATTGATGGCACCACTGCTTTATCTAATACACGAACTCAGGCTGGAGGCTTTAGTATGGGTCAAGTTGTTCAAGAAGCAGAACCTTTGTTTTCCGGTGCATATGAAGGGCTCTGTTTGTGCTCTTCAAGACTACTCTATCCCATATGGGAGCTTCCTATTATGGTGATTCGAGGACCTGCTGGTGCTAATGAACACGAGGATGGCATAGTTGTTTGCAGGCTGTCAGCTGGGGCCTTGAAAATTCTTGAGAGTAAGATTCGTTCACTGGAAACATTTTTaagatctagaagaaacaagagaaGAGGCCTGTATGGTTATGTTGCTGGCCTGGGCGATTCTGGTTCAATACTCTACAAAACAGGGCCTATTATGGGTTCTGGGGGGCGTGGCAATGGAAGGAGTCCGTACAACTCCCAAATTCGAGATATGAACCCCACCGATCAATCTGCATCAAGTAAAAAGCCAAGGCTGGTTTATACATCAGCAGAACTAGCGGCTATGGAG GTGAGGGCAATGGAATGTCTTAGGCGGTTGCTTAGGAGATCTGGTGAAGCACTCTTTCTGCTTCAACTTATTTGCCATCATAATGTTGTCCGCTTGGCTCAGACACTGGGCAATGATTTACGCAAGAAATTAGTTCAATTAACGTTTCATCAATTGGTATGTTCAGAGGACGGCGACCAGCTTGCGATGCGGCTTATTTCTGCACTCATGGAG TACTATATTGGCCCAGAGGGCAGAGGAACTGTTGAGGAAATCAGTACTAAATTGAGGGAGGGTTGCCCTAGTTACTTCAACGAGTCAGACTACAAATATTACTTGGCAGTGGAATGTCTTGAGAGAGCATCTATGACTAATAACCCTGATGAAAGAGATATTCTTGCTAGAGATGCTTTCAACCTCTTAACTAAGATACCAGACTCTGCAGATTTGAGTGCCATCTGCAAGAGATTTGAGAACCTAAG ATTTTATGAGGCTGTAGTCCGGTTGCCTCTGCAGAAAGCTCAAGCACTTGACTCCAATGCTGATGTTATCAATGGTCAAATTGATCCAAGGCATCATGATATGATAACGTTGCAGCGTGAACAGTGCTATGAAATAGTTATGAATGCTCTACGCACCCTCAAGGGTGTTGGGCAAGGTGCAGATAAGTCATCTGGTTTAGCAACTGCTGTTGATCCAGCTTCTCGAAGCAAGTATATCAAACAGATCATCCAACTTAGCGTCCAATGGCCGGACACAGTTTTCCATGAGCATCTATACAGGACACTGATCGAGCTCGGTCTAGAAAATGAGCTTTTGGAGTATGGTGGTTCTGATTTGGTTTCTTTTCTGCAGAGTGCTGGTCGTAAGCATCAAGAAGAG GTTCGGGCAGTTTCTTCACTTACATCAGGAGCTGCTAAGTTGCAAGATTTAGGTGCACCTATCTCGACTAGCCAAACAAAGTATCTTGAGCTCCTAGCAAGGTACTATGTTCTTAAGGGGGAGCATATTGCTGCTGCCAGGATGTTGTTAATATTGGCAGAGAGACAATGCTCCAATTCTGAAGAAGCACCTACTCTTGACAAGAG GTACGAATATCTCAGAAATGCAGTGCTTCAGGCCAAAAGCGCAGGCATCGCTGCTGATTCATCCAGAAATCCTATTGATAGTAGCACAGTGGATTTGCTTGAAGGCAAACTTGCAGTGCTTCGCTTCCAAATGCAAATCAAACAAGAACTGGAGCTCATGGCAGCACGGGTTGAAAATATTCTGAGCAATTCTGAATCACCAAATGATCCGTTCCCTCGTGACAACATTCTTGCTGATGCAGAGGCTGCTAAAGCTGCCAAAGATAAGGCAAAAGAGCTTTCATTGGGTCTCAAGAGTATCACTCAACTATATAATGACTATGCTGTTCCGTTTAATCTCTGGGAG GTTTGCCTGGAAATGCTGAGCTTTGCTAATTACTCCGGAGATGCTGATAGCAAAATTGTTCGAGAAATTTGGGCCAGACTCCTTGACCAGGCACTTACAAGAGGGGGTGTTGCAGAAGCATGTTCTGTGGTGAAAAGAGTTGGCTCGAAACTTGATCCTGCAGATGGAGCTTGTTTGCCTTTGGATATAATATCCCTTCATCTTGAGAAGGCTGCATTG GATAGATTAAGTTCAGGAGAAGAATTAGTTGGCGATGATGATGTTGCAAGAGCTCTTCTTGGTGCCTGTAAAGGTCTTCCTGAACCAGTGCTTGCTGTGTATGATCAGCTGTTATCAAATGGGGCAATCATGCCTTCACTTAATATAAAGTTGCGCCTTTTGAGATCAGTTCTTGCGATCCTTCGTGAGTGGGGGATGTCTGTCATTGCACATAGACTAGGCACCACAAGTGCTGGGGCTTCATTCTTTTTTGATGGAACATTTTCGCTGAATCAAACAGGAACTGCAAATCAAGGTGCTCGAGATAAAATAATTAGTTTGGCGAACAG GTATATGACTGAAGTGAGGCGATTAAACCTTCCACAGAACCAAACGGAGAATGTCTACCGTGGTTTCCGTGAGCTTGAGGAGAAATTACTCTCACCTTATTAG
- the LOC101775348 gene encoding DDT domain-containing protein DDB_G0282237, whose amino-acid sequence MPLLRRSTFSLLEPPDNLDPNEEVFQIRFTKEIFRDYQEYLNRLNLYRQKVWTCEVSGKSNLTYEEALVCEQQAAVKAQLLPKELIAHVLEMIQYSTLSLTDLLEKVYCSLLLDFFEGQELHAKKDGSEAACKILKVIGSGSTKLYEVGWLGQENAVVNTSVVKADDLIRKKAPASRNILKMFIRDSTSKRSPWIVNADLARKYGIDTEPPEDIMNGEDLYKGRKRFANGEDTSNKLKKDEKLVGLPVKYPIDDLLVKPTADDPILPKRPPLSRDFRVPVDSVGDLLMVWEFCLSFGRLLCLSPFSLSDLENAICNKESNLVLVVEMHAALFHLLIRDEGEYFTFLLNKKKTLKVTLVTWAEYLCNFLEMIRKEEFSSKVSKIRRGHYGLLDTGLKLKILRELVEEAITTSAVRGQLNEWIDQQQALAAAKREDARKNREEQKFNMEGVAENGRNHTDTIQNDNECPKNQPEGKEQKGLNIFLSSKTGDEKMFLRRHLETEMEQQSLRPGHLGKDRFYNRYWFFRCEGRLFAESADSKEWGYYSTKEELDALLGSLNIKGTRERALKRQLDKSYDKISNALENTSKDTEQKTLHEEVDLRRSTRIHAQPKEDSPSMSFLKYINKWKQK is encoded by the exons ATGCCTCTACTAAGGAGATCCACTTTCTCCTTACTGGAGCCACCAGATAACTTGGATCCTAATGAGGAGGTGTTCCAAATTAGGTTCACTAAGGAGATATTCCGAGATTATCA GGAATACCTGAATAGGTTGAACCTTTATCGTCAGAAGGTCTGGACTTGTGAGGTGTCTGGAAAGTCTAATCTTACCTATGAGGAAGCTTTGGTTTGTGAGCAACAAGCTGCAGTGAAGGCTCAACTGTTGCCGAAAGAGCTGATAGCTCATGTTCTCGAGATGATTCAATACA GCACTCTTAGCTTGACTGATCTTCTCGAGAAAGTATACTGTAGTCTGCTATTGGATTTTTTTGAAGGACAAGAATTACATGCTAAAAAAGATGGTTCTGAGGCTGCTTGCAAGATCTTGAAGGTTATAGGCTCTGGTAGCACCAAATTGTACGAGGTGGGTTGGCTTGGCCAAGAGAATGCAGTAGTCAACACTTCAGTGGTTAAAGCTGATGATCTAATTCGCAAGAAGGCACCTGCTAGTCGTAATATACTGAAAATGTTTATTAGGGATTCAACATCAAAAAGATCTCCATGGATAGTAAATGCAGATCTTGCAAGGAAATATGGGATAGACACTGAGCCCCCAGAAGACATTATG AATGGTGAAGATTTGTACAAAGGAAGGAAACGGTTTGCAAATGGAGAAGATACCAGTAACAAGTTGAAGAAAG ATGAGAAGCTAGTAGGTTTGCCAGTTAAATATCCAATTGATGATCTTTTAGTAAAGCCTACGGCAGATGATCCCATTTTGCCAAAGAGACCTCCACTATCTAGAGACTTTAGAGTGCCTGTAGATTCTGTGGGGGATCTCCTTATGGTCTGGGAATTCTGTTTGTCATTCGGGAGGCTTCTATGCTTGTCACCATTTTCCCTCTCAGATCTGGAGAATGCAATTTGCAACAAAGAAAGCAACCTTGTTCTTGTGGTGGAAATGCATGCTGCACTTTTCCACTTGCTTATTAGAGATGAAGGTGAATATTTTACATTTCTCCTGAACAAGAAAAAGACACTAAAG GTAACTCTAGTCACCTGGGCTGAGTATCTATGCAATTTCTTGGAGATGATAAGAAAAGAAGAATTCTCCAGTAAAGTGTCAAAGATACGAAGGGGTCATTATGGTCTTCTTGACACTGGTCTAAAGCTTAAAATTCTCAGGGAACTGGTAGAGGAAGCCATTACAACTTCTGCAGTACGAGGGCAATTAAATGAATGGATTGACCAGCAACAAGCACTTGCAGCTGCAAAAAGGGAGGATGCTAGAAAGAATAGGGAAGAGCAGAAGTTTAACATGGAAGGGGTAGCAGAAAACGGAAGAAATCACACTGATACTATACAAAATGATAACGAATGTCCTAAGAATCAGCCTGAGGGAAAAGAGCAAAAGGGCTTGAACATTTTTTTGTCCAGCAAGACTGGAGATGAGAAAATGTTTCTG agaaGACACCTTGAAACTGAAATGGAGCAGCAATCTCTACGACCCGGTCATCTTGGAAAAGACAGATTCTACAATAGGTATTGGTTTTTTAGGTGTGAAGGGAGACTTTTTGCTGAAAGTGCAGATTCCAAAGAGTGGGGTTACTACAGCACTAAGGAAGAG CTTGATGCACTTCTGGGATCATTGAACATCAAAGGCACAAGGGAGAGAGCACTCAAGCGTCAGCTTGACAAGTCCTATGATAAGATAAG TAACGCTTTGGAAAACACATCGAAGGACACTGAACAGAAAACGTTACATGAAGAGGTTGACTTGCGGCGTTCCACTCGTATACATGCTCAACCAAAAGAGGATAGCCCTTCCATGTCATTCCTCAAGTATATCAACAAATGGAAACAAAAATGA